The Aggregicoccus sp. 17bor-14 genome contains the following window.
ACGAGCAGGTTGCCCTGCGCATCCAGCGCGAGGTCGCGCAGCACCATGAACCCCGTGCGGCGCACCCCGTTCACGCGAACGTGGGAGGCGAAGGCGCGGCTCCACAGCGTGCGCCCGTCGGGGGCGAAGCGCGCGAGGAAGGCGGACGCACCGAAGCCCGCCTCCGGCAGCGCGCCGGCGCCCAGGTCCGGCGCGCCCGTGTAGTTGCCGCCGACGAAGCTGTCGCCCGCGGGCGCCACCGCGACCGCCGCGGCGGAGGGCCCCGCGAAGCCCGCGTCGAGGGGGAAGTTGCGCACCCACGCCGGCGCGCCCTCGGGGGTGTAGCGCGCGAGGGCGAAGGCCGTGGTGCCGGCGAGCGGGCCGCTGCCCAGCTCGAGGTTCGCGCCGCTCGCGAGCAGCACCAGGTTCCCGGCGCGGTCACTCCCCAGCTCCTGCACCTGGGCGTAGCCCTCGGCCGTGCCGTACTGGCGCACCCACCCGACGAGAGACGCGGCGGGCTCGGCGGGAGCCTGGGCCGGCGCGAGGGGCCCGGCTTCGAGCGGCGGCGGCGGCGCGGCGTCCTCCGGCGGCGGGCCCTCCGCACACGCTCCACAGACGAGCAGCAACCCCAGCGCCCAGCCCCGTCGCCCGCCCATGCCCGCCCCCCTCCGCCCACGGGGAAAGGTGGCACCGCAGGGGACGCGCGAAATCGTCCCGGCCCTTCGGGAGCCGAGGCCCGGCGGTGGAGCAGACGGGCAGGCGCGCTGCGGCGCCTCAGTGCACCGTCGCGTGCGTCGCGGGGCTGATGGCGTGCACCTCGCCCGTGTCCAGGTCGTACACCTCGCGCACCAGGGTCACGCGGCCCTCCTGGACTGCGCGGCGCAGCAGCTCGCTCTTCGCGAGCAGCCGGTCCGCCTGGAGGTTCACGTTCGCCTCCACGCCGTGGATGCCGGCGCGCTCGGACTCCGGCAGCGGCGCGAGCGCGGGCGCGATGTCGTCCACGAGGCTCGCGAGGTTCGGGCTCTCGGGCTCCTCGCGCGAGGCGGCGGCGGCCACCGCGCCGCAGCGCTCGTGGCCGAGCACCACGATGAGCCGCGTGCCCAGGTGCGCCACCGCGTACTCGAGGCTCGCGATGGCCGCCGTGTCCGCCACCTCTCCCGCGGCGCGCACGACGAAGAGGTCGCCCACGCCCTGGTCGAAGATCTGCTCCGGTGGCACGCGGCTGTCCGAGCAGCTGAGCACCGCGGCCTTCGGGTGCTGCGCCTGCGCGGTCTCGGCGCGGCGGGCCGCGCTGTCGCGCCTCTCGGGCGCTTCGTGGAGGTAGCGCTGGTTGCCCTGCTGCAGCTCCCTCCACGAGGTCGCGCCGTCGGGGCCCGCGTCGGGGCTGGCGTGGGGGACGGGAGCCTGGGCGAGGGCCGCACTGGCGACGAGGGGGACGAGCAGGGCGCGAGACATGAGGGCTCCCGGTTGCGAGAGGACGGGCTCTTGGGAAACCCGCGGTCTCAGGGCGGCCATACCGCCCGCGTGGGTGTCCTGCGGGGAGGGGGGACGCAATCGGGAAACACCCCGAGGCGTAGGGCCTCTGACCGCCCCGCCCGAGGTGTCCCTTGCTCCGCATCACCGGCCTGTCGAAGACCTACCCCCACGGCGTCCAGGCGCTGAAAGGGGTGAACCTCTCCATCGGCCGGGGGCTCTTCGGCCTGCTCGGCCCCAACGGCGCGGGCAAGAGCACGCTGATGCAGACGCTCGCGACCCTGCAGACGCCGGACGAGGGGAGGGTCACCTTCGACGGCCTGGACATCCTGAAGGACCCCCAGGCCCACCGCCGCCACCTCGGCTACCTGCCGCAGGACTTCGGCGTGTACCCGG
Protein-coding sequences here:
- a CDS encoding carbonic anhydrase; the protein is MSRALLVPLVASAALAQAPVPHASPDAGPDGATSWRELQQGNQRYLHEAPERRDSAARRAETAQAQHPKAAVLSCSDSRVPPEQIFDQGVGDLFVVRAAGEVADTAAIASLEYAVAHLGTRLIVVLGHERCGAVAAAASREEPESPNLASLVDDIAPALAPLPESERAGIHGVEANVNLQADRLLAKSELLRRAVQEGRVTLVREVYDLDTGEVHAISPATHATVH